In one Corallococcus sp. EGB genomic region, the following are encoded:
- a CDS encoding MFS transporter: MRRRGKLIPVSAAFRRRLVQSFASLATGVPLFRPGASLPGSSAPLLGAPPPPDGKGGPPLHRRLRASLKISVVEGMFAEVFTACAGPTVLTAWAIALKLGPFLVGVMTALPFFAQFVQFPAAWLTLGFGHRRVALTAVCLSRLALLPMALLPWLGLSLKGQQHLLLAVAGASAVLAVVGNNAWVAWMGELVPSAVRGRFFGKRTALTTLMGTAASLTAGLVMDRLKGFEGVGLALPTLALAACVMGVVTTLMMAAQHDPAPPGSAPKLELKAALLPWKDDGAPRVLLYQVAWNAAVGVSAPFFALHSIQNLKMTFVIMALHAAAVAGVRVLTAPLWGRAIDRLGAQPVLMLCSLGISTIPMLWLLPSAGTLWPLLFDVLLAGSLWSGHGLAIFALPLTVAPRKGRPFYLAAFATAGGLAYSAAAALGGALAAAVPQQFMLGGHLWVNLHVLFVVSSVARLGAAFLAARVNEPGAATTRTVAQVVERFLLRPRPATAGSRAPSPPRAPTGA; encoded by the coding sequence ATGCGACGCCGTGGGAAACTAATCCCAGTGTCCGCCGCCTTCCGTCGCCGCCTCGTCCAGAGCTTCGCTTCCCTCGCCACCGGCGTCCCCCTCTTCCGCCCTGGCGCCTCGCTGCCCGGCTCGTCCGCGCCCCTGCTGGGGGCCCCTCCGCCGCCGGACGGCAAAGGCGGCCCGCCGCTGCACCGGCGCCTGCGCGCGTCCCTGAAGATCTCCGTGGTGGAGGGGATGTTCGCGGAGGTGTTCACCGCGTGCGCAGGGCCGACGGTGCTCACGGCGTGGGCCATCGCGCTGAAGCTGGGGCCCTTCCTGGTGGGCGTGATGACGGCGCTGCCGTTCTTCGCGCAGTTCGTGCAGTTCCCCGCCGCGTGGCTCACGCTCGGCTTCGGTCACCGGCGGGTGGCGCTGACGGCGGTGTGCCTTTCGCGGCTCGCGCTGCTGCCCATGGCGCTCCTGCCGTGGCTGGGGCTGTCGCTCAAGGGCCAGCAGCACCTGCTGCTCGCCGTGGCGGGGGCGTCCGCGGTGCTGGCGGTGGTGGGCAACAACGCGTGGGTGGCGTGGATGGGAGAGCTCGTCCCCAGCGCCGTGCGCGGGCGCTTCTTCGGCAAGCGCACCGCGCTCACCACGCTCATGGGCACCGCCGCGTCGCTCACCGCGGGCCTGGTGATGGACCGGCTGAAGGGGTTTGAAGGGGTGGGCCTGGCGCTCCCCACGCTGGCGCTCGCCGCGTGCGTCATGGGCGTCGTCACCACGCTGATGATGGCGGCGCAGCATGATCCGGCGCCTCCGGGCAGCGCGCCGAAGCTGGAGCTCAAGGCGGCGCTCCTGCCCTGGAAGGACGACGGCGCCCCGCGGGTGCTGCTGTACCAGGTGGCGTGGAACGCGGCGGTGGGCGTGTCCGCGCCCTTCTTCGCGCTGCACAGCATCCAGAACCTCAAGATGACCTTCGTCATCATGGCCCTGCACGCGGCGGCGGTGGCGGGCGTGCGCGTCCTGACGGCGCCCCTGTGGGGCCGCGCCATCGACCGGCTGGGCGCGCAGCCCGTGCTGATGCTGTGCTCGCTGGGCATCAGCACCATCCCCATGCTGTGGCTGCTGCCCTCGGCGGGGACGCTCTGGCCGCTCCTGTTCGACGTGTTGCTGGCGGGCTCGCTGTGGAGCGGCCACGGCCTGGCCATCTTCGCGCTGCCCCTCACGGTGGCGCCGCGCAAGGGGCGGCCCTTCTACCTGGCGGCCTTCGCCACCGCGGGCGGGCTGGCCTACTCCGCGGCGGCGGCCCTGGGCGGGGCGCTGGCGGCGGCGGTCCCCCAGCAGTTCATGCTGGGCGGCCACCTCTGGGTGAACCTGCACGTGCTCTTCGTCGTGTCGTCGGTGGCCCGGCTGGGGGCCGCCTTCCTCGCGGCCCGGGTGAACGAACCCGGAGCCGCCACCACGCGCACCGTGGCCCAGGTGGTGGAGCGCTTCCTGCTCCGCCCCCGCCCGGCTACAGCCGGTAGTCGCGCACCATCTCCGCCACGCGCTCCGACAGGAGCTTGA
- a CDS encoding methyl-accepting chemotaxis protein has translation MRLSLSQKLTLAPLLVALFFIVLFFGYLIPRVSSAFEAQGRDVGGALPAALAATLPAAMPGGQTEALQNVLDQAVRHHQVAYIAVFDGTGQLRAVAGDYATEMRELRDRLGRAQGEATFYVRDAELLDVSARFASGAGSVHVGFNRTAARAQVTAITTGVSVVLVLALALFVVVGILLARRVAAPLVQLTEVAQRIAEHGDLRETVRVGGTDEVGQLAKAFSMMVSKVKDLLQQLQESSDLLRGSVDHLNDSAGRQNEMVSRHAAALQETQVTAQEIRQTSVVASRAAETVIDVAERAEVLGKTGEIAITDSIEGMVALRAQVEQIAERIMALGERTEQISGITETVKDLADQSHLLAVNAAIEAARSGEHGKGFAVVAREIRGLADQSIRATNQVRSILADISTAIFATVEITAAGTQRMEAGLAQVRTSGDTLRQLSAIVRDSVVSARQISQTVNQQATGIEQIFTAVNELNTVMGDTVKRISTTSESAVSLKLLSERVAEMVRDYRL, from the coding sequence ATGCGACTCTCCCTGTCCCAGAAGCTCACGCTCGCGCCGCTGCTGGTGGCGCTGTTCTTCATCGTCCTCTTCTTCGGCTACCTCATCCCCCGGGTCAGCTCCGCCTTCGAGGCGCAGGGCCGGGACGTGGGAGGCGCGCTGCCCGCGGCGCTGGCGGCCACGCTGCCCGCGGCGATGCCGGGCGGCCAGACGGAGGCGCTCCAGAACGTCTTGGATCAGGCGGTGCGCCACCACCAGGTGGCGTATATCGCCGTCTTCGACGGGACCGGGCAGCTGCGCGCGGTGGCGGGCGACTACGCCACCGAGATGCGTGAGCTGAGGGACCGGCTGGGCCGCGCGCAGGGGGAGGCGACGTTCTACGTGCGGGACGCGGAGCTGCTGGACGTGAGCGCGCGCTTCGCGAGCGGGGCGGGCAGCGTGCACGTGGGCTTCAACCGCACGGCGGCGCGCGCGCAGGTGACGGCCATCACCACCGGGGTGAGCGTGGTCCTCGTGCTGGCGCTCGCGCTGTTCGTGGTGGTGGGCATCCTGCTGGCGCGCCGGGTCGCGGCGCCCCTGGTGCAGCTGACGGAGGTGGCCCAGCGCATCGCGGAGCACGGCGACCTGCGCGAGACGGTGCGCGTGGGGGGCACGGACGAGGTGGGCCAGCTGGCGAAGGCCTTCTCCATGATGGTGTCCAAGGTGAAGGACCTGCTGCAGCAGCTGCAGGAGTCGTCGGACCTGCTGCGCGGGTCGGTGGACCACCTGAACGACTCCGCGGGCCGGCAGAACGAGATGGTGTCCCGCCACGCGGCCGCGCTCCAGGAGACGCAGGTGACGGCGCAGGAGATCCGCCAGACGTCCGTGGTGGCGTCGCGCGCGGCGGAGACGGTCATCGACGTGGCGGAGCGCGCGGAGGTGCTGGGCAAGACGGGCGAGATCGCCATCACCGACAGCATCGAGGGCATGGTGGCGCTGCGCGCCCAGGTGGAGCAGATCGCCGAGCGCATCATGGCCCTGGGCGAGCGCACCGAGCAGATCTCCGGCATCACGGAGACGGTGAAGGACCTGGCGGACCAGTCCCACCTCCTGGCGGTGAACGCGGCCATCGAGGCGGCGCGCTCCGGCGAGCACGGCAAGGGCTTCGCGGTGGTGGCCCGGGAGATCCGCGGCCTGGCGGACCAGTCCATCCGCGCGACGAACCAGGTGCGCAGCATCCTGGCGGACATCAGCACCGCCATCTTCGCCACGGTGGAGATCACGGCCGCGGGCACGCAGCGCATGGAGGCGGGCCTGGCCCAGGTGCGCACGTCCGGGGACACGCTGCGCCAGCTGTCCGCCATCGTGCGCGACAGCGTGGTGTCCGCGCGTCAGATTTCGCAGACGGTGAACCAGCAGGCCACCGGCATCGAGCAGATCTTCACCGCCGTGAACGAGCTCAACACGGTGATGGGCGACACGGTGAAGCGCATCTCCACCACCAGCGAGTCCGCCGTGTCGCTCAAGCTCCTGTCGGAGCGCGTGGCGGAGATGGTGCGCGACTACCGGCTGTAG
- a CDS encoding alpha/beta fold hydrolase, which yields MNDNSTWIPVDGSDPMRAWVRRPASGTGPGLLLLMVEAFEGNAHLKLMAERFSEEGYVVVVPDLASRGDPEEVDLKPVVAWMRALPEVMGLRGRKQVGALGYGLGGTLAAQLAAHAHVDCAVTYCAPGMEDVLAQAGEGASPMVLHYAEWDGFVPPSAVARVRQHVNADVELYLYQGVRHGFFREGSPAWHRPSQMTAHTRTLALLKRVMGPRYDLAALWDKHTELEFAARDADATMKTMVSHPYVNSVPVMTGGVGAEYLHRFYANHFVHANPKDTKMTLLSRTVGADRVVDEFIFSFTHDIEMDWMLPGIPPTGKYVEAAFVAVVNFRGDKLYHEHIYWDQASVLVQLGLIDRKGLPVTGAEAARKLLDETLPSNTLMEKWDESAPSNRKAG from the coding sequence ATGAACGACAACTCGACGTGGATTCCCGTGGATGGAAGCGACCCGATGCGTGCGTGGGTGCGACGCCCCGCCTCCGGGACGGGTCCCGGCCTGCTGCTTTTGATGGTGGAGGCGTTCGAGGGAAACGCCCACCTGAAGCTGATGGCCGAGCGCTTCAGTGAAGAGGGCTACGTGGTCGTGGTGCCGGACCTCGCCTCCAGGGGAGATCCGGAGGAGGTGGACCTGAAGCCGGTGGTCGCGTGGATGCGCGCGCTTCCAGAGGTGATGGGGCTCCGGGGCAGGAAGCAGGTGGGCGCGCTGGGCTACGGGCTGGGCGGGACGCTGGCCGCGCAGCTGGCGGCGCACGCGCACGTGGACTGCGCGGTGACCTACTGCGCGCCGGGCATGGAGGACGTGCTCGCGCAGGCGGGTGAGGGCGCGTCCCCCATGGTGCTGCACTACGCGGAGTGGGACGGCTTCGTGCCCCCGTCCGCGGTGGCGCGGGTGAGGCAGCACGTCAACGCGGACGTGGAGCTGTACTTGTACCAGGGCGTGCGCCACGGCTTCTTCCGCGAGGGCTCACCGGCCTGGCACCGGCCGTCGCAGATGACGGCGCACACGCGCACGCTCGCGCTGCTCAAGCGGGTGATGGGGCCTCGCTACGACCTGGCCGCGCTGTGGGACAAGCACACGGAGCTGGAGTTCGCCGCGCGGGACGCGGACGCGACCATGAAGACCATGGTGTCGCACCCGTACGTCAACAGCGTGCCGGTGATGACGGGCGGCGTGGGCGCGGAGTACCTGCACCGCTTCTACGCGAACCACTTCGTCCACGCGAACCCCAAGGACACGAAGATGACCCTGCTGTCGCGCACCGTGGGCGCCGACCGCGTGGTGGACGAGTTCATCTTCAGCTTCACCCACGACATCGAGATGGACTGGATGCTCCCGGGCATCCCGCCCACCGGGAAGTACGTGGAGGCGGCCTTCGTGGCGGTGGTGAACTTCCGCGGTGACAAGCTCTACCACGAGCACATCTATTGGGATCAGGCCTCCGTGCTGGTGCAGCTGGGCCTCATCGACCGCAAGGGCCTGCCCGTCACCGGCGCCGAGGCCGCGCGCAAGCTGCTGGACGAGACGCTCCCGTCCAACACCCTGATGGAGAAGTGGGACGAGAGCGCGCCCTCCAACCGCAAGGCCGGCTGA
- a CDS encoding ATP-binding protein, with amino-acid sequence MKPSVPRTPALTTVSELSRRRPGVDSPGALRARILLVDDTPSNLLALEAILEPLGQQLVSVRSGDEALKALLLDEYACVLMDVQMPGLDGLETARLVRTRERTKHLPILFITALSREAAYVTRGYEYGAVDYLLKPVDPDILRAKVSVFVELYLRGEKLREQALELAERRRVEEELQRATELEQQLVGIVGHDIRTPLAAILTTANAQLSREALPEGQRKAFERVARGGERIQRIVDQLLDFTRARVGGGIPVVPGAGDLNELCRKLVDELRAARPERSILCDFARDTLPGVWDLDRLAQVVANLLDNALKYSPLDAPVRLRTYEQGADTVHLEVQNAGAPIPAHLLPTLFEPFRRGNGPGQRESLGLGLYIARSIVEAHGGTLRVESTPDVGTIFSICLPRQALADTRADSSCAGVAAPLTA; translated from the coding sequence TTGAAGCCCTCCGTTCCCAGGACGCCCGCACTGACCACCGTCTCCGAGCTGTCTCGCCGCCGCCCCGGTGTGGATTCACCAGGCGCACTCCGCGCGCGCATCCTGCTGGTGGATGACACGCCGTCGAACCTGCTCGCGCTGGAGGCCATCCTGGAGCCGCTCGGCCAGCAGCTGGTGTCGGTGCGCTCGGGTGACGAGGCGCTGAAGGCGCTGCTGCTGGACGAGTACGCGTGCGTGCTGATGGACGTGCAGATGCCGGGGCTGGACGGGCTGGAGACGGCGCGCCTGGTGCGCACCCGCGAGCGCACGAAGCACCTGCCCATCCTCTTCATCACCGCGCTCAGCCGCGAGGCGGCCTACGTCACGCGGGGCTACGAATACGGCGCGGTGGACTACCTGCTCAAGCCGGTGGACCCGGACATCCTGCGCGCCAAGGTGTCGGTGTTCGTGGAGCTGTACCTGCGCGGAGAGAAGCTGCGGGAGCAGGCGCTGGAGCTGGCGGAGCGCCGGCGCGTGGAGGAGGAGCTGCAGCGCGCGACGGAGCTCGAGCAGCAGCTGGTGGGAATCGTGGGGCACGACATCCGCACGCCGCTCGCGGCCATCCTCACCACCGCCAACGCCCAGCTGTCGCGCGAGGCGCTTCCGGAGGGCCAGCGCAAGGCCTTCGAGCGCGTGGCCCGGGGCGGCGAGCGCATCCAGCGCATCGTGGACCAGCTGCTGGACTTCACCCGCGCGCGCGTGGGCGGAGGCATCCCGGTGGTGCCGGGCGCGGGCGACCTCAATGAGCTGTGCCGCAAGCTGGTGGACGAGCTGCGCGCGGCGCGCCCGGAGCGCTCCATCCTCTGCGACTTCGCCCGGGACACCCTGCCGGGAGTGTGGGACCTGGACCGGCTGGCGCAGGTGGTGGCCAACCTCCTGGACAACGCGCTCAAGTACAGCCCGCTCGATGCCCCCGTGCGCCTGCGCACCTATGAGCAGGGCGCGGACACCGTCCACCTGGAGGTCCAGAACGCCGGGGCCCCCATCCCCGCGCACCTGTTGCCCACGCTCTTCGAGCCCTTCCGACGCGGCAATGGCCCGGGCCAGCGCGAGAGCCTGGGCCTGGGGCTCTACATCGCGCGCAGCATCGTGGAGGCGCACGGCGGGACCCTCCGGGTGGAATCGACCCCGGACGTTGGTACGATCTTCTCCATCTGCCTTCCGCGTCAGGCTTTGGCCGATACGCGCGCGGACTCCTCGTGTGCGGGCGTCGCCGCGCCCCTGACGGCCTGA
- a CDS encoding ornithine cyclodeaminase family protein: MTHSHSSTLLLGPSDLRALVEGVGLHVLMDELIHALTVALRELDESVLQVPKREGFQVVGQPRPSGTLGWMPALRRGDSLTMRVSASLPTNRGEAGLPTLVASHSVHDVKTGHLVAVMDGVFATALRTGAASAVASRYLASPNSRVLGLVGCGAQAVSQLHALSRVFRLEQVLVHDVDPDAARSFVRRVAFLGLDVRPTLLPDLEARADILCTATTVSPGAGPVISGHALQPHAHVNAVGSDQPGKAELPLALLRRSLVVPDFPAQARLEGECQQLHPDQIGPDLATVVQQPEEFAGWRERNTVFDSTGHALEDHVVTRLLLDHARSLGLGMRVELESLGGDPLDPYSQVHGEGPARTTSPRRAAGT; the protein is encoded by the coding sequence ATGACGCACTCGCATTCCAGCACCCTCCTGCTTGGTCCCTCTGACTTGCGCGCGCTCGTGGAGGGCGTGGGTCTGCACGTGCTGATGGACGAGCTCATCCACGCACTCACCGTGGCGCTGCGGGAGCTCGACGAATCCGTCCTCCAGGTGCCCAAGCGGGAGGGCTTCCAGGTGGTGGGCCAGCCCCGGCCCTCCGGGACCCTCGGCTGGATGCCGGCCCTGCGGCGCGGGGACAGCCTGACCATGCGGGTGTCCGCCTCCCTGCCCACCAACCGTGGGGAGGCGGGGCTGCCCACGCTGGTCGCGTCCCACAGCGTTCATGACGTGAAGACGGGGCACCTGGTGGCGGTGATGGATGGCGTGTTCGCCACGGCGCTGCGCACCGGCGCGGCGTCCGCGGTGGCCAGCCGCTACCTCGCGTCTCCCAACAGCCGGGTGCTGGGGCTGGTGGGCTGCGGCGCGCAGGCCGTCTCGCAGCTGCATGCGCTCAGCCGCGTGTTCCGGCTGGAGCAAGTGCTGGTGCACGACGTCGATCCGGACGCGGCGCGCTCCTTCGTGCGGCGCGTGGCGTTCCTGGGGCTGGACGTGCGCCCCACGCTGCTGCCGGACCTGGAGGCTCGCGCGGACATCCTCTGCACCGCGACCACCGTGTCTCCGGGCGCCGGGCCCGTCATCTCCGGCCACGCGCTCCAGCCGCACGCGCACGTCAACGCGGTGGGCTCGGATCAGCCGGGCAAGGCGGAGCTGCCGCTGGCGCTCCTGCGGCGCAGCCTCGTCGTGCCGGACTTCCCCGCCCAGGCGCGCCTGGAGGGCGAGTGCCAGCAGCTCCATCCGGATCAGATTGGCCCGGACCTGGCCACCGTGGTGCAGCAGCCGGAGGAGTTCGCGGGCTGGCGCGAGCGCAACACGGTGTTCGACTCCACCGGCCACGCGCTGGAGGACCACGTGGTGACGCGCCTGCTCCTGGACCACGCGCGGAGCCTGGGCCTGGGCATGCGGGTGGAGCTGGAGTCGCTGGGGGGCGACCCGTTGGATCCGTACTCCCAGGTGCACGGCGAAGGGCCTGCACGCACCACGTCGCCGCGCCGCGCCGCGGGCACCTGA
- a CDS encoding N-acetylmuramoyl-L-alanine amidase, which produces MTVRAQPSRATATATANIAATAPRTAAASKRTAAASTALTAPPAGLGKGDSGAKVKQLQQGLVKLGYMTQAQMNTGAGSFGPQTETAVKKFQTDHQVPATGYYGDQTAAALKKALTKVSTPTTPTQPGKFTKPAVISAPSPNSDSRDGADIDTIVLHHTGSNNGAGDLAWMRNPDSKVSAHYMLDRDGKIYQLVGDTKRAWHAGKSELHGVPTDVNARSIGIEMVNDGSGKTAFTEAQYKSLTKLVGYLKQEYDVPMKNILGHKDVAVPKGRKDDPASNFDWARLRKGIGG; this is translated from the coding sequence ATGACCGTCCGCGCCCAGCCCTCCCGCGCCACCGCCACCGCCACTGCGAACATCGCCGCCACGGCTCCCCGCACCGCCGCAGCTTCCAAGCGCACGGCGGCCGCGTCCACGGCCCTCACGGCGCCGCCGGCGGGCCTGGGCAAGGGGGACTCCGGGGCGAAGGTGAAGCAGCTGCAGCAGGGGCTGGTGAAGCTCGGCTACATGACGCAGGCGCAGATGAACACGGGCGCCGGCAGCTTCGGGCCTCAGACCGAGACGGCGGTGAAGAAGTTCCAGACCGACCACCAGGTGCCCGCCACCGGCTACTACGGGGATCAGACGGCGGCGGCGCTGAAGAAGGCGCTGACGAAGGTCTCCACGCCGACGACGCCCACGCAGCCGGGGAAGTTCACCAAGCCGGCGGTCATCAGCGCGCCTTCGCCCAACAGCGACTCGCGCGATGGCGCGGACATCGACACCATCGTGCTGCACCACACCGGCTCCAACAACGGCGCCGGGGACCTGGCGTGGATGCGCAACCCGGACAGCAAGGTGTCCGCGCACTACATGCTGGACCGCGACGGGAAGATCTACCAGCTCGTGGGTGACACCAAGCGCGCGTGGCACGCGGGCAAGTCGGAGCTGCACGGCGTGCCCACGGACGTGAACGCGCGCTCCATCGGCATCGAGATGGTCAACGACGGCAGCGGCAAGACGGCCTTCACGGAGGCGCAGTACAAGTCGCTGACGAAGCTCGTGGGCTACCTGAAGCAGGAGTACGACGTGCCCATGAAGAACATCCTCGGGCACAAGGACGTGGCCGTGCCCAAGGGCCGCAAGGACGACCCGGCGTCCAACTTCGACTGGGCCCGCCTGCGCAAGGGCATTGGCGGCTGA